The Paralichthys olivaceus isolate ysfri-2021 chromosome 9, ASM2471397v2, whole genome shotgun sequence genome contains a region encoding:
- the matr3l1.1 gene encoding matrin 3-like 1.1 isoform X10: MSHKYRPPDSDLRPDPAPYSSDRRHTSLDRDNYRPPQASFSPSYPSSSSSRGSAQWSQEGALSILSSCGLEPSDLSLLAELPEDVLTVESLPHVLNQLKGKRGTVKPFSTNAPSFSSSSSHPPSSTQRSAVSSSSRDWDQLCSQPVQYPLGQVTSRPLPSEKVHDHWGNPTTSSSVRADPLSFSSSSSSYMVDFHHRPGPSDYGKTGRASCSVSSRDPPSVRSAARDDRTCPSRLSESGSAGYRSAPPPEEHQLKAQGRRPESETSSIRSSRLAGATSMPTKKEALDFHGRLPEVFPYSCSLCDITVLSERVWTKHINGTYHADGQLSLLQQFPKWDCRMETLSRADNQSEKSKNEEKPTRPPPSANESQKSQSNKQSRKKTSDKSKVVCVKFPAQSVDETYLRKLTEPFGKILKILMFPSLAFVELGSIDQAKDLVKFHINCPPTVNGEQMEFSISNTFSFLQSSRVVSFTPAPTGEDGRSDLISIVKRFGQPLYTLFLPSMVFVEMKNVPDAQKLVDYYSAKTLRINSDLIKVSLSGEYRSLMRVASATRYEEETPSTKTASSRSQEQEDKTESKRKRPRSRERSRERSRAKRSRSSDDSNRERKSRSRDRSRSRDKSTEKTSRDESNKEKKSRSRSRSRDKPREKRSRSREKSCGRSSGEKGSREKTMEPEKSEKLDSDSKPEPAENRQSEEEEEEESSAEDSDIEGMEVIGEDGENVDDEEEEDEEDDSPAERSDSIREEKENVLEEEEEVTVEEEEVKKVEEEEVKKVTVEEEEVKKVEEEEVKKVTVEEEEVKKVTVEEEASTREREESAKTKLDEEEGPDFPVDLENCITLDELEEEEEEEEQSDDSAAAAELKSPTTRVIFFKKLPLRFYTDAGFVQLVKGVGTAVRYFLIRRQQQGFIEMSTSAEAVKAAQVLNHKTFHGSRLFVNISHKYTRLVNGYDVQSDSDMEKSESRSSRRRDRISKSRTSDRDEARRKSESRRESGPRKTPERESGPRKTPERESGPRKTPERESGPRKTPERESGPRKTPERESGPRKTPERESGPRKTPERESGPRKTPERESGPRKTPERESGPRKTPERESGPRKTPERESGPRKTPERESGPRKTPERESGPSKTPERESGPRKTPERESGPRKTPERESGPRKTPERESGPRKTPERERESGPRKTPERERESGPSKTPERELLPKMGPEDKMLKGNVGSENKSFPDKKQKSQNEKEATEKDAAEKEPAMIPEDASGTSPDQPQTEQKSPDSGDAVKLEQPVGGIAESEKPTKPVGTKFVRPVVGYFCHLCQVIYADEEEAKLQHCSSLTHYRKYQVQTSESIRDTDQSSN, encoded by the exons ATGTCTCACAAGTACAGACCGCCTGACTCTGACCTCAGACCTGATCCTGCTCCGTACTCTTCAGATCGCCGTCACACATCGCTGGACCGAGACAATTACAGGCCTCCGCAGGcgtctttctctccatcctacccgtcctcttcctcctccagaggCTCGGCTCAGTGGTCGCAGGAAGGTGCTCTCAGCATCCTGAGCAGCTGTGGTCTGGAGCCCAGCGACCTGTCTCTGCTGGCCGAGCTGCCAGAGGACGTCCTGACCGTGGAGTCCCTGCCTCATGTCCTCAATCAGCTCAAAGGAAAGAGAGGGACTGTCAAACCTTTCTCCACCAACgctccttccttctcctcttcctcctctcatcctcccagCTCCACACAACGATCTGCcgtcagctcctcctccagagacTGGGACCAGCTCTGCAGTCAACCAGTCCAGTACCCGCTGGGTCAGGTAACGTCCCGTCCTCTTCCATCTGAGAAGGTTCATGACCACTGGGGCAATCCCACAACCAGCAGCTCGGTCAGAGCAGACCCACTGTCGTTCTCGTCTTCGTCGTCCAGCTACATGGTGGACTTTCACCACAGACCGGGACCCTCTGATTATGGTAAGACAGGCAGAGCCTCTTGCTCAGTGTCCTCACGGGATCCGCCCTCTGTCAGGTCAGCAGCACGAGACGACAGGACTTGTCCTTCCCGTCTCTCTGAGTCAGGATCGGCTGGTTACAGGTCAGCTCCTCCCCCTGAAGAGCACCAACTTAAAGCTCAGGGGAGACGCCCCGAGTCTGAAACCTCTTCCATCAGGAGCAGCCGGCTCGCTGGAGCCACCTCCATGCCTACCAAGAAAGAAGCCCTGGACTTCCATGGGAGGCTGCCAGAGGTGTTCCCCTACTCGTGCTCTCTGTGTGATATCACTGTGCTGTCAGAGAGG gTGTGGACTAAACACATCAACGGCACTTATCATGCAGACGGTCAGCTCAGCCTGCTGCAGCA GTTTCCTAAGTGGGACTGTCGAATGGAGACGCTCAGCAG ggctgACAACCAATCAGAGAAGAGTAAGAATGAAGAAAAGCCCACCCGACCGCCTCCGTCAGCCAATGAGAGCCAAA AGTCTCAGTCGAATAAACAGTCGAGGAAGAAG ACGTCGGACAAGAGTAAAGTGGTGTGTGTGAAGTTTCCAGCTCAGTCTGTGGATGAGACGTATCTGAGGAAACTAACTGAACCGTTTGGAAAGATCCTCAAGATCCTCATGTTTCCGTCTTTA GCGTTTGTGGAGCTGGGCTCCATCGATCAGGCGAAGGATTTGGTGAAATTCCACATCAACTGTCCTCCAACTGTGAATGGAGAGCAGATGGAGTTCAGCATCTCCAACACCTTCAGCTTCCTTCAG AGTTCTCGCGTCGTTAGCTTCACTCCAGCTCCAACAGGAGAAGACGGCCGATCCGATCTGATCAGCATCGTCAAACGCTTCGGCCAGCCGCTCTACACTCTGTTCCTGCCGTCTATG GTGTTTGTGGAGATGAAAAATGTTCCTGACGCTCAGAAGCTGGTCGATTATTATTCTGCCAAAActctgaggatcaacagtgacCTCATCAAAGTTTCCCTCTCTGGAGAATACAGGAGCTTGAT GCGAGTTGCTTCTGCCACGAGGTACGAGGAGGAAACGCCTTCGACCAAGACAGCGAGCAGTCGGAGCCAAGAGCAGGAGGACAAGACGGAAAGCAAGAGGAAAAGACCTAGATCCAGAGAAAGATCCAGAGAAAGATCCAGAGCAAAGAGGTCCAGGTCCAGTGATGATTCCAACAGGGAGAGGAAATCCAGATCCAGAGATCGTTCCAGATCCAGAGACAAATCTACAGAAAAGACATCCAGAGACGAGTCCAACAAGGAGAAGAAGTCCAGGTCTCGATCTAGATCCAGAGATAAACCCAGAGAGAAGAGATCCAGATCCAGAGAAAAGTCCTGCGGCAGGTCTTCTGGGGAGAAGGGATCCAGAGAAAAGACGATGGAACCAGAAAAAAGTGAGAAACTGG actctgactccaaaccTGAACCTGCAGAGAACAGacagagtgaagaagaagaagaggaaga GTCATCTGCAGAGGACAGCGACATCGAGGGGATGGAGGTGAtcggagaggatggagagaatgtggacgatgaagaggaggaagatgaggaagatgacagTCCAGCAGAGAGAAGTGACTCGATACGAGAAg aaaaggaaaatgtgttggaggaagaggaagaagtgacggtggaagaggaggag gtgaagaaagtggaagaggaggag gtgaagaaagtgacggtggaagaggaggaggtgaagaaagtggaagaggaggaggtgaagaaagtgacggtggaagaggaggaggtgaagaaagtgaCGGTGGAAGAGGAAGCCTCCACAAGAGAAAGGGAGGAGTCAGCTAAGACTAAGCTGGATGAAGAG GAGGGACCAGATTTCCCCGTGGACCTGGAGAACTGCATCACCCTGGATGaactggaagaagaagaagaagaagaagaacagtcCGATGACTCAG CGGCTGCAGCTGAGCTCAAG tctcCGACCACCAGAGTCATTTTCTTCAAAAAACTGCCGCTGCGTTTCTACACCGACGCCGGGTTTGTCCAACTGGTCAAAGGTGTTGGAACAGCGGTGCGCTACTTCCTGATCCGCCGACAGCAACAG ggtTTCATCGAGATGTCGACGTCTGCTGAAGCAGTGAAAGCAGCACAAGTTCTGAACCATAAAACCTTTCACGGATCCAGACTCTTCGTCAACATCTCCCACAAATACACCCGACTAGTGAACGG GTACGACGTTCAGTCAGACTCAGACATGGAGAAGAGTGAGAGTcgaagcagcaggaggagagacaggatCAGTAAATCCAGAACCTCGGACAGAGACGAAGCCCGCAGGAAGtctgagagcaggagagagtcGGGGCCGAGAAAGACTCCGGAGAGAGAGTCTGGACCGAGAAAAACTCCGGAGAGAGAGTCGGGGCCGAGAAAAACTCCGGAGAGAGAGTCGGGGCCGAGAAAAACTCCGGAGAGAGAGTCTGGACCGAGAAAAACTCCGGAGAGAGAGTCGGGGCCGAGAAAAACTCCGGAGAGAGAGTCTGGACCGAGAAAAACTCCGGAGAGAGAGTCGGGGCCGAGAAAAACTCCGGAGAGAGAGTCTGGACCGAGAAAAACTCCGGAGAGAGAGTCGGGGCCGAGAAAAACTCCGGAGAGAGAGTCGGGACCGAGAAAGACTCCGGAGAGAGAGTCTGGACCGAGAAAAACTCCGGAGAGAGAGTCGGGGCCGAGAAAAACTCCGGAGAGAGAGTCGGGACCCAGCAAGACTCCGGAGAGAGAGTCGGGACCCAGAAAGACTCCGGAGAGAGAGTCGGGACCCAGAAAGACTCCGGAGAGAGAGTCGGGACCCAGAAAGACTCCGGAGAGAGAGTCGGGACCCAGAAAGActccggagagagagagagagtcgggACCCAGAAAGACTccggaaagagagagagagtcgggACCCAGCAAGACTCCGGAGAGAGAGTTGTTGCCAAAGATGGGTCCAGAAGACAAGATGTTGAAAGGAAACGTCGGGAGTGAGAACAAATCTTTTCctgataaaaaacagaaatcacaaaatgaaaaggagGCGACAGAGAAAGACGCTGCAGAAAAAGAGCCAGCGATGATTCCTGAGGACGCTTCAGGGACGAGTCCAGATCAACCACAAACTGAGCAG AAATCTCCAGATTCTGGTGATGCAGTGAAACTGGAACAACCTGTAGGGGGCATCGCTGAGTCTGAGAAACCCACCAAACCTGTTG GCACAAAGTTTGTTCGGCCGGTCGTTGGTTACTTCTGTCACCTGTGTCAGGTGATCTACGCTGACGAGGAAGAAGCCAAgctgcagcactgcagcagcCTGACGCACTACAGGAAGTACCAGGTTCAAACCAGTGAATCAATACGTGACACAGATCAGAGCTCAAACTAA
- the matr3l1.1 gene encoding matrin 3-like 1.1 isoform X4: MSHKYRPPDSDLRPDPAPYSSDRRHTSLDRDNYRPPQASFSPSYPSSSSSRGSAQWSQEGALSILSSCGLEPSDLSLLAELPEDVLTVESLPHVLNQLKGKRGTVKPFSTNAPSFSSSSSHPPSSTQRSAVSSSSRDWDQLCSQPVQYPLGQVTSRPLPSEKVHDHWGNPTTSSSVRADPLSFSSSSSSYMVDFHHRPGPSDYGKTGRASCSVSSRDPPSVRSAARDDRTCPSRLSESGSAGYRSAPPPEEHQLKAQGRRPESETSSIRSSRLAGATSMPTKKEALDFHGRLPEVFPYSCSLCDITVLSERVWTKHINGTYHADGQLSLLQQFPKWDCRMETLSRADNQSEKSKNEEKPTRPPPSANESQKSQSNKQSRKKTSDKSKVVCVKFPAQSVDETYLRKLTEPFGKILKILMFPSLAFVELGSIDQAKDLVKFHINCPPTVNGEQMEFSISNTFSFLQSSRVVSFTPAPTGEDGRSDLISIVKRFGQPLYTLFLPSMVFVEMKNVPDAQKLVDYYSAKTLRINSDLIKVSLSGEYRSLMRVASATRYEEETPSTKTASSRSQEQEDKTESKRKRPRSRERSRERSRAKRSRSSDDSNRERKSRSRDRSRSRDKSTEKTSRDESNKEKKSRSRSRSRDKPREKRSRSREKSCGRSSGEKGSREKTMEPEKSEKLDSDSKPEPAENRQSEEEEEEESSAEDSDIEGMEVIGEDGENVDDEEEEDEEDDSPAERSDSIREEKENVLEEEEEVTVEEEEVKKVEEEEVKKVEEEEVKKVEEEEVKKVEEEEVKKVEEEEVKKVTVEEEEVKKVTVEEEASTREREESAKTKLDEEEGPDFPVDLENCITLDELEEEEEEEEQSDDSAAAAELKSPTTRVIFFKKLPLRFYTDAGFVQLVKGVGTAVRYFLIRRQQQGFIEMSTSAEAVKAAQVLNHKTFHGSRLFVNISHKYTRLVNGYDVQSDSDMEKSESRSSRRRDRISKSRTSDRDEARRKSESRRESGPRKTPERESGPRKTPERESGPRKTPERESGPRKTPERESGPRKTPERESGPRKTPERESGPRKTPERESGPRKTPERESGPRKTPERESGPRKTPERESGPRKTPERESGPRKTPERESGPRKTPERESGPSKTPERESGPRKTPERESGPRKTPERESGPRKTPERESGPRKTPERERESGPRKTPERERESGPSKTPERELLPKMGPEDKMLKGNVGSENKSFPDKKQKSQNEKEATEKDAAEKEPAMIPEDASGTSPDQPQTEQKSPDSGDAVKLEQPVGGIAESEKPTKPVGTKFVRPVVGYFCHLCQVIYADEEEAKLQHCSSLTHYRKYQVQTSESIRDTDQSSN; the protein is encoded by the exons ATGTCTCACAAGTACAGACCGCCTGACTCTGACCTCAGACCTGATCCTGCTCCGTACTCTTCAGATCGCCGTCACACATCGCTGGACCGAGACAATTACAGGCCTCCGCAGGcgtctttctctccatcctacccgtcctcttcctcctccagaggCTCGGCTCAGTGGTCGCAGGAAGGTGCTCTCAGCATCCTGAGCAGCTGTGGTCTGGAGCCCAGCGACCTGTCTCTGCTGGCCGAGCTGCCAGAGGACGTCCTGACCGTGGAGTCCCTGCCTCATGTCCTCAATCAGCTCAAAGGAAAGAGAGGGACTGTCAAACCTTTCTCCACCAACgctccttccttctcctcttcctcctctcatcctcccagCTCCACACAACGATCTGCcgtcagctcctcctccagagacTGGGACCAGCTCTGCAGTCAACCAGTCCAGTACCCGCTGGGTCAGGTAACGTCCCGTCCTCTTCCATCTGAGAAGGTTCATGACCACTGGGGCAATCCCACAACCAGCAGCTCGGTCAGAGCAGACCCACTGTCGTTCTCGTCTTCGTCGTCCAGCTACATGGTGGACTTTCACCACAGACCGGGACCCTCTGATTATGGTAAGACAGGCAGAGCCTCTTGCTCAGTGTCCTCACGGGATCCGCCCTCTGTCAGGTCAGCAGCACGAGACGACAGGACTTGTCCTTCCCGTCTCTCTGAGTCAGGATCGGCTGGTTACAGGTCAGCTCCTCCCCCTGAAGAGCACCAACTTAAAGCTCAGGGGAGACGCCCCGAGTCTGAAACCTCTTCCATCAGGAGCAGCCGGCTCGCTGGAGCCACCTCCATGCCTACCAAGAAAGAAGCCCTGGACTTCCATGGGAGGCTGCCAGAGGTGTTCCCCTACTCGTGCTCTCTGTGTGATATCACTGTGCTGTCAGAGAGG gTGTGGACTAAACACATCAACGGCACTTATCATGCAGACGGTCAGCTCAGCCTGCTGCAGCA GTTTCCTAAGTGGGACTGTCGAATGGAGACGCTCAGCAG ggctgACAACCAATCAGAGAAGAGTAAGAATGAAGAAAAGCCCACCCGACCGCCTCCGTCAGCCAATGAGAGCCAAA AGTCTCAGTCGAATAAACAGTCGAGGAAGAAG ACGTCGGACAAGAGTAAAGTGGTGTGTGTGAAGTTTCCAGCTCAGTCTGTGGATGAGACGTATCTGAGGAAACTAACTGAACCGTTTGGAAAGATCCTCAAGATCCTCATGTTTCCGTCTTTA GCGTTTGTGGAGCTGGGCTCCATCGATCAGGCGAAGGATTTGGTGAAATTCCACATCAACTGTCCTCCAACTGTGAATGGAGAGCAGATGGAGTTCAGCATCTCCAACACCTTCAGCTTCCTTCAG AGTTCTCGCGTCGTTAGCTTCACTCCAGCTCCAACAGGAGAAGACGGCCGATCCGATCTGATCAGCATCGTCAAACGCTTCGGCCAGCCGCTCTACACTCTGTTCCTGCCGTCTATG GTGTTTGTGGAGATGAAAAATGTTCCTGACGCTCAGAAGCTGGTCGATTATTATTCTGCCAAAActctgaggatcaacagtgacCTCATCAAAGTTTCCCTCTCTGGAGAATACAGGAGCTTGAT GCGAGTTGCTTCTGCCACGAGGTACGAGGAGGAAACGCCTTCGACCAAGACAGCGAGCAGTCGGAGCCAAGAGCAGGAGGACAAGACGGAAAGCAAGAGGAAAAGACCTAGATCCAGAGAAAGATCCAGAGAAAGATCCAGAGCAAAGAGGTCCAGGTCCAGTGATGATTCCAACAGGGAGAGGAAATCCAGATCCAGAGATCGTTCCAGATCCAGAGACAAATCTACAGAAAAGACATCCAGAGACGAGTCCAACAAGGAGAAGAAGTCCAGGTCTCGATCTAGATCCAGAGATAAACCCAGAGAGAAGAGATCCAGATCCAGAGAAAAGTCCTGCGGCAGGTCTTCTGGGGAGAAGGGATCCAGAGAAAAGACGATGGAACCAGAAAAAAGTGAGAAACTGG actctgactccaaaccTGAACCTGCAGAGAACAGacagagtgaagaagaagaagaggaaga GTCATCTGCAGAGGACAGCGACATCGAGGGGATGGAGGTGAtcggagaggatggagagaatgtggacgatgaagaggaggaagatgaggaagatgacagTCCAGCAGAGAGAAGTGACTCGATACGAGAAg aaaaggaaaatgtgttggaggaagaggaagaagtgacggtggaagaggaggag GTGAAgaaagtggaagaggaggaggtgaagaaagtggaagaggaggaggtgaagaaagtggaagaggaggaggtgaagaaagtggAAGAG gaggaggtgaagaaagtggaagaggaggaggtgaagaaagtgacggtggaagaggaggaggtgaagaaagtgaCGGTGGAAGAGGAAGCCTCCACAAGAGAAAGGGAGGAGTCAGCTAAGACTAAGCTGGATGAAGAG GAGGGACCAGATTTCCCCGTGGACCTGGAGAACTGCATCACCCTGGATGaactggaagaagaagaagaagaagaagaacagtcCGATGACTCAG CGGCTGCAGCTGAGCTCAAG tctcCGACCACCAGAGTCATTTTCTTCAAAAAACTGCCGCTGCGTTTCTACACCGACGCCGGGTTTGTCCAACTGGTCAAAGGTGTTGGAACAGCGGTGCGCTACTTCCTGATCCGCCGACAGCAACAG ggtTTCATCGAGATGTCGACGTCTGCTGAAGCAGTGAAAGCAGCACAAGTTCTGAACCATAAAACCTTTCACGGATCCAGACTCTTCGTCAACATCTCCCACAAATACACCCGACTAGTGAACGG GTACGACGTTCAGTCAGACTCAGACATGGAGAAGAGTGAGAGTcgaagcagcaggaggagagacaggatCAGTAAATCCAGAACCTCGGACAGAGACGAAGCCCGCAGGAAGtctgagagcaggagagagtcGGGGCCGAGAAAGACTCCGGAGAGAGAGTCTGGACCGAGAAAAACTCCGGAGAGAGAGTCGGGGCCGAGAAAAACTCCGGAGAGAGAGTCGGGGCCGAGAAAAACTCCGGAGAGAGAGTCTGGACCGAGAAAAACTCCGGAGAGAGAGTCGGGGCCGAGAAAAACTCCGGAGAGAGAGTCTGGACCGAGAAAAACTCCGGAGAGAGAGTCGGGGCCGAGAAAAACTCCGGAGAGAGAGTCTGGACCGAGAAAAACTCCGGAGAGAGAGTCGGGGCCGAGAAAAACTCCGGAGAGAGAGTCGGGACCGAGAAAGACTCCGGAGAGAGAGTCTGGACCGAGAAAAACTCCGGAGAGAGAGTCGGGGCCGAGAAAAACTCCGGAGAGAGAGTCGGGACCCAGCAAGACTCCGGAGAGAGAGTCGGGACCCAGAAAGACTCCGGAGAGAGAGTCGGGACCCAGAAAGACTCCGGAGAGAGAGTCGGGACCCAGAAAGACTCCGGAGAGAGAGTCGGGACCCAGAAAGActccggagagagagagagagtcgggACCCAGAAAGACTccggaaagagagagagagtcgggACCCAGCAAGACTCCGGAGAGAGAGTTGTTGCCAAAGATGGGTCCAGAAGACAAGATGTTGAAAGGAAACGTCGGGAGTGAGAACAAATCTTTTCctgataaaaaacagaaatcacaaaatgaaaaggagGCGACAGAGAAAGACGCTGCAGAAAAAGAGCCAGCGATGATTCCTGAGGACGCTTCAGGGACGAGTCCAGATCAACCACAAACTGAGCAG AAATCTCCAGATTCTGGTGATGCAGTGAAACTGGAACAACCTGTAGGGGGCATCGCTGAGTCTGAGAAACCCACCAAACCTGTTG GCACAAAGTTTGTTCGGCCGGTCGTTGGTTACTTCTGTCACCTGTGTCAGGTGATCTACGCTGACGAGGAAGAAGCCAAgctgcagcactgcagcagcCTGACGCACTACAGGAAGTACCAGGTTCAAACCAGTGAATCAATACGTGACACAGATCAGAGCTCAAACTAA